The proteins below come from a single Capsicum annuum cultivar UCD-10X-F1 unplaced genomic scaffold, UCD10Xv1.1 ctg30341, whole genome shotgun sequence genomic window:
- the LOC124891095 gene encoding 50S ribosomal protein L14, chloroplastic-like has protein sequence MIQPQNHLNIADNSGTRELVCIQIIGASNRRYAHIGDVMVAVIKEAIPNMPLERLEVVGAVIVCTCKELKRDNGIIIRYDDNAAVVIDQEGNPKGTQIFGAIARELRELN, from the coding sequence atgattcaaCCTCAGAACCATTTAAATATAGCAGATAATAGCGGGACTCGAGAATTGGTGTGTATTCAAATCATAGGAGCTAGCAATCGTCGATATGCTCATATTGGTGATGTTATGGTTGCTGTGATCAAAGAAGCAATACCAAATATGCCCCTAGAAAGATTAGAAGTTGTCGGGGCTGTAATTGTGTGTACCTGTAAAGAACTCAAACGTGACAACGGGATAATAATACGATATGATGACAATGCTGCGGTTGTTATTGATCAAGAAGGAAATCCAAAAGGAACTCAAATTTTTGGTGCAATCGCCCGGGAATTGAGAGAATTAAATT